The following is a genomic window from Phaseolus vulgaris cultivar G19833 chromosome 6, P. vulgaris v2.0, whole genome shotgun sequence.
TGGCGTCCACCCACTTGTAGTCCGCAGGTATGTTGAAAGGATCAACTTCATCCTTGTATCTGTGACTATCAGAGTCACTGGACTGCCCCCCACGACTTCCTTTCATCCATGAAATCCACGAACTAGAGCCATCTGATTCCTTGGATTTGGCATCGTGGAAATGTGCTGGGCTAGAGAGTGGAGTTGAAAACTCCTCCACAGGCTGAAGCTCCTCAAATTTTGTAAAAGTGACAAGAACCCTGATGGTAGGAACTATCGGAATAGCAACCTGAGTACCAGAggttattattatcattaaaacCAAAAACTTTTATAAACAGGTATGGATGCTGAAAAAATGTGATGACAGAGAGTAGCAGACTGGTAGAAATCAGGTATAAATTGCACCAACACTCgaacaaaatttgatttctttgAAGTAGATCAGCTAAGTGCCTGATCATCTAACTCCTGGTCAACTGAAATATAAACTATTCAATGAGGAAAGTCTAAGTGTGATAATCATCTGTATCTGCGAAAGGCCAAAACAGAGAGGGAGTAACATTAAATCTAGAAAAACCCCTCCAGTTCATTGTCTTATCCAGACAATAGCAGCAAATCTTGGCTTTACACAGGATACACAATTTTGTATCATTTAATAATAGGTTGGCATAGTTTAAATTAACAATTAACAGTACAGGTGTACCGTGTGAATATGATATTCACTCAAAAAGACACATATAATCTACTCATGAACAAATAAAGTACAAGAAACAACAGAAAAGATAAACCCATTCAGTCAGAATCTCATTAAACTTGTGAAACTTCAAATGTTCGTTAGGTATGTGTGTTTTGTCATGAAAAATCATGAGAAAGATTGTAAAATGGGACATTCTTGTGCATTTTGGAGGGTGCAGATCTGTGAACAGTGCGAAATCACTGATTTTGCTCGTAAGATTGTGAGATCATAAATCTTTTGCGAGCCAATTTTTGCTGATGCAGCCAGGTTTAGTGGGTTCAGTTTTGCAACCCAGTTTGCAAAAGAAAATCTGACTTTGGCCTAGGGTTCTGTTTTCGGATGTTCTGATTTTGTCCTCTGGTTATATGATCTAATCTTTGATTTGGTGCTTCCAGTGCCTGTTATGACTCGCACGTGAACTAATGGATATGAATGAACCTTCAATTTAGGTTTACGAGTTTAGTTAACTATTCACTTGGTATCATATTTATTATGCAAAAATATATACTTAAGTATAACTTTCATTTTCAGTATGATATGAAGTTTTAGCTGACTCTATGCCAACAAAAACCAACTACAGGAGATATGGGCATGCTGTACTGCGAGTGCAGAGCAACAGTTCATAACATATAAAGAACTAGTGGTTATGGTATTTAGATTACCTTGACAGGAAAAGTTCCATGAGGAAGCTTAGTTGTCAAAAGTTCTCTGAGTCTTCTAATAGCCTTAACCTTATTTGCTAAGATGTCAAGTAGAGGCAGAAGCTCATCAGTTTTCAGAGGAAAATCTGGCGTCAACCACAACACGGGCCTTAAACCCTTTTTATACTCACTCTCATTCTTTGACTCGGTGTTtgttcctttcttcttcttctttttattgattttgtCTTTTCCCTTCTTAATATCTCCACTATCCTCCTTCAGAGACTCAGATGCTAACTTTTGTTGATCAACAGATCTCTGATTGCTACCTTCTGAGCCAAACTTGGAATTTTTCTTCACACTTTTGGAATCCTCAGGGTCATCACTGCTGCTCTTCAAACTTTTCTTGTTCCAACCAAACCAGCTCTTCTTTTCTTTAACCATGCCATTGGCTTCAGAATTCTCACAGGAAGCTGCAGAACCATTTTCTTGACCATCAAAGGCTCCATTTTCCTCATCCTCATATGCACCATCAGAGTTTCCCATATGTAGTGCAGAATCCAATTGCATTCTTTCCTCAGCAGTCAGAACATCATCATATTCGTCATTGTTTTCCCCATTTATCATGCTTTCTCCATCCTCCACAGCAAAAAGCTCTTCATCAGTCATAGCACCTGGAACCCGCCTTGACTTCACACTAACCATCACATGAAGCATGTCATACACTTTTGCCTTCCAACTCCCAACCATCTCAGTCTTCTCCTGCCGCCTCCAATTTAAATGGGGAACAAGCTCAGCCTGAGTAACGTCAATACCTGGTCTATACATATTTGTCTGAGACATCAAGGAAACTTCGTGAGCAACTTCAGACTCTGTTGGCTGTGTACCAGCTCCTTCCAAAGCATTCGTAATTTCCTTCTCCTTATGAGAAAGAGCAATCAAAGAACCAGGTGGCAGAGTTAAGTTACCCTCCTCTGCAACATAGCCCTCTCCAAGGAACAAAAATGTCTGGTCCGATCGTTGGATACGCAAGCCATCAAAACCAGCAAGGGTCATATCAGCACGGAGATTAGACCCACGCTTCCAAATCCGATAAGTGTCAGAAGGAGCTATTCGCCCAATAAAAGGAATGACAGAGCTCTCAAAATGAAAACTTATCTCCATATAAAAATCACGAATTCGGGACGCTGAAGCAACAATGCGGGGAAGCCTACGACACCATTTGGCCCAAGCCAAAGGTTGATAGTGCCGTGCAATAATCATGGCAATAGCTTCCTCTCTAGTGCACACTGCTTCTTGGAGAGCACTCCAACCATGTTCATTCTGTAGACTCCAATCCGCACCAGCAGCCATCAGAATCTCAGCAGACACTGGATCCCGAAGTCGCACTGCAAGGTGAAGAGGGGTCTCCCTACCAGGAACATCACGGCGATCAATAACAGCAGAAACCTCATCCGAATGAAGTTCAGCAGCAAGAGATTCAGCCTCCGTGATGACCTCCCCAGCCTTAGCAAGCCGGGGAAGGGATGCAACAATGCGCCTCAGGGCAGCATGGTCGCGCCTGGCAACAGCCAAGTGAGCAGGACTCTGTGCGTATCTACTTAAATCTTCCATCAATTTCTCTCCCACCTCTCTCTTGTCCCTTCTCCCCGCTCCTAGGCTACTATCATGAATGATTCCATTGCCTTCCATTATCCGTACACCTTGAGTTACGAAGCAGAAACAGCACACACTTCACGCATACCTTGGCCTTGCCCTACCCACTCAAATCAAACAATTCACGCCGTTCCAACGACAAGGGAAGACCACAAAAATGGGTAATCCGAGTCTATTTGCTGCCCAATTCCAACCCTCCTTTCCCCGCCACAATGAAGCAACCTCCACTATCAAATTACAAGAGATTACTTCACTTGCATTAACGATTTCGAAGCAATAACGGCAAAAGCAAGATTTAGCGAACTGTTTTTGCTCCAAAATCCTATTTTGGTCCGGAGCCCAAGTATGCAGCAAGCCGATCCAATCAAATCTGCAAACAAAACAAGTCTGAGCCTAAACCACCGAACAAAGTTACAAGCACGGAGTGCCAAGACTTATAATTAAACCCACTTAGCGTGTGTCCATTAAACAAAAAGTCTCGAATTGTAACCGCTTccagaaaaaaataatgttgtaaaatataaattaaaaatcagaAGCAGAACAACAGagaaagcaagaaaaaaaaaagagagaataagATTGGCGTGTTGGGAAGAATTAAGAAAGAGAGGAAAGAAGAATGGAAGACCTGCGTAGGGCGAGAAGGCGAGAGGATCCGAGGAGTTGAGAGGGGATGTGTTGGAGGAGCAGAGGGTGTGATGGTTAGGGTTCTTGAGAGagaattgaaattgaaattgggagagagaaagagagatggGGAGATCGGAGGGTGGGAATGAAAGGGGAGAGATGAGATCGAAGGGTGAGGATGGATTGGCGAGGGAGGGAGCATTAATGCTGACAAATGACAACACGAGAGGACTCAAAAGGATAGAGGACGGAATCGGTCACGACTCGGTCCTCCACTCTGACTCGGAGGTCCCTCCCCAACATCCCGCGCTCTACTGTTCTCTGTCCGTCTCTGTTTACCCTTTCAttttttccatttcattttaTCTTTCTTTAATCTTACTTTTCCCCCACTTATATAAATAACTTCAATTCACGATTCCTAACACTAAATAACTTATcttaaaaataacttacattttctaatttattcaatttttttttattctgataAAGTTTTTCGATTACCACCAGATTCAATTATCgtacataaaattatttaaatatgaaacAATTATAGTTAATGTtggtttaaataaaattcagtcaacattttaaaaaattgaaacaaactattaataaataataatgttcgtgttaataataaaaaaaatattatagatatttaaataatcacgactgacataaaaaaaatatttggggTAGATCTTCTTAAGACTGGTGTAAAATAGATTCtctattttttcataattaagtTTTGGAATATTCTTTATATGTGTCGTCTTGATTTGTACTTAACTTTTAATTGATATTCAATTAACATATTAGATAAAATGGAACTTGACATAATCAAAACACATGCACACACGATTTAATCAGCGTTTATAAAATGCAATTGATTCATGTCTTTTAAGTTTTTGGCTTGTTGTATTTAACCATCCAATCAAAATATTTAGGGTGTTGTATGTTTGCTCTAACATGTTGAGCATGAAATAATAATGATTTACGatgataacaaaaataattatgctaatttaaataaaaatttatactattttaaataaataaaaactcagTCGACATCATCCAAAATTAGTTGTCCAACAATATTCTAATCTTACTTGCATAGAGGACTCCTAAACCAAAATCAAGTTGTGgagaatatgaaaaaaatatacataaatttgaaaatcaaaattttaaataattacttttaggtagaatttgaaattatgttttttaagtAATCCAAATACTCTTGTAAAATTATtgaatttcaaattctttttgaaactccttcccaaacaatatCCTTTGTTATAAAGTATTTCAAATTTTCCATACAAATAAACTACTAAAAATTTCTCATCCAAACacaatataagaaaattaacGATTTCATTCAATCATACAAAGTATAACAATACTAGTATACACTAAAATTTGCTCAAATATGCTAAAAACAATTTCGTTCAAACGAGACATAATCATATCCTTAAAACaaatttccaaaatttattcttacataattttgttaaaaaagcAGTGTGGTTACATAtccataaaatataaaagtcaaatatttaattatttataataattccATGTATTCTTATTTCATCATAACTTGATTAGACTTCAtaaatattgatttattttaacataagtaaatttaaaacaagttaaaatattatttcaagtTGATTTCCAATCATGTTCATATAATAACAATGAAAGTAAGAGTTGACTCATGGATAGAGGATTCACAAGTGTAATCTGTTTTAATGatctaataaaaatatcatCCTATTCCACTATTTCAAGTTCATCAAACAAACAATTGTAAACATTAAAAATTGGTCttgtcaaataaaatattaattaatcaatattataTATCTACATTGGAAAAGAATATGAGATTTGGACATGTCTTTTAAACGGTATATTCGTGTCGGACACATGTATTTGAAATCGACACTCACATTCTCAATACATGCATCGGTtaagtgtctaattcaaaacatatttgttggatttttgacaattctaaTATTGTtctaatacaatttaaaaaagagaaatacattgattttctaaaaactaaaatttattgtataaaattttattataattacaaaaataaggaacaatttcttttaaactagtcatgaaaaatatttttctgctaaaaaaaaactgaaacatacttgtgcacataaatttttattgtcaatttatataattcataattatataatatatagatctatATCTTCATGtcttacattttagagattatacgtatctccgtGTTTGTGTTATATCAGTGTTTGTGTTACATAAAGAAGTTATCAGTAAAAAGTTCACataagaattattattttttaaatgaagacAAATCCTAGAACttggaaaataattttattttttacataagaTCTTGTATATAATGTTTGAGGTCCAAATTAATATTGAAACTTACAATTAGCTATGAGGGATATATCATTTGAGGGATATATCATTTAAGGATGTGTATTAATATTTACGTATAAAATTTACCATAGttacaattttgtttttagGTAAAACGTTTATACTTAAAATGAGAGTCTACAATATGCACATATAAAACTTTAGAAATGAGTTTATATATATCAAAACCCTAAAACCTAATTGGTATAAAATCGTCTTGAGTTGTTTTATCACCTTGACAAATTTATCCAAACATAGAAATCATTCATATGATTTTGCTTTTGTATTTAAGATATCCTCTATCACATACATACTTGCATATTAAAACTTAAACACATGACTTTTTGGTAAATATTCACTACTTAGCTTCTCTAACACCTAACCAACTAATGTGTTTGAGTATTGTTTCTTCACAACTCACCAAATTTCACCTTTTTAGTCACATCCTTAAACTACAACATAAACATACCATACTTATTTATACCTTGATAAACATcatttgaaaaatcaaaatattgcaTGCTAGGTATAATAAATCATATTCTAGTTTGGAAACCTCACTCACACCGAAGTTTGATCAATTTGGTCATTGattacatataaattttaaaactattgttaaatagataaataatgATCATTTATCATCCTATACTACTAATGatctttttttctataatttcgaagataaaaatttatcctaaaatatttatcataaatttaaacCAAGCAACCTAGTGAAACTTTCCATATTGCAGTCATGACTTTCACTCATTGTCAAGGAatctattttcaaaagttttattACCAAACATTTTTTCATGGATGATAAAGTATTTTAcataaacattttaattaaGAATTTGGAAAATAATATGTTCCTCATTTGGAGCTCTACATAATTTTGCACTAGATTTATGAATtgttgtatttttcttttttttatgtttcctGTAACcctatttcttttaaaaaaatcatgttagTTTGATAATTGTAGAAGTGGATATGTAAATACActtgtaaacttatattttcattaaaaaacaaaatgtaaGGCTCTTAAATCTATTATTCAATAAGAATGTctacataatttatattaataaaagggtttttaataaaaaaaaattattaatttttcacatatatatatatatatcaatagttacaaataatattgtattaaaatataaattacttttcgTAAATTTAAATGGTTTAcaacttaataaaattaatcatttcatattataatttaactatatataaataaagtaaaccatatttatttattatttattatagtcATATGAATTTTAACATTTACTACATGTACTTTACAAACTAAAATATCAGTTTTGTACATTATTTAACGCACATGTGTTGGGTATATATAGCAGATAAATGAAAATAGTAAATATGTATATTTAATATGTCTGATGAATTTAACGTATTGAAACTACagtacttgttttttttttctctagtcAAATGTATTTATGGCTCCAATTATAATTCAATATGCATAAGttaaattaaactatttattatGACTTTAGTTAAAATACATATTTCTTAAGAAAccttgttattttattatttgagtAATGACCAGTTTTTCATTTGTAATATGAGGTGCGAATTACcaaaacttttttattattatataagatACAAATATATTTGATGTTGTGAACTGTATAGGTCGGTATCGAATGAGTTATGGACAAATTAGTATTTGGTTTGTGCTGACTGACACAGTTAAAATTATTAAGCTCGAACATAAGGTTAGCAGGTCCAAAAAGTGATTAAGCAttagataatatatttttaattatgattcAAACTTTAATCCGGACGCACAACAACAAATTTATGACAATGATATAAATAATTACAAGTTTCGAAAAAAATGTATGTCATCATCACACATTTATTACACCGAGATCTTACTTAAACGTAGTGTCTTTTGCATATACCAGTGCATTCCGATCTAGTGTTGATGAAGgagtgaaaaataataaaagaagatAAGGGATAACCATTCAAGTCAAGAAATTTACTTAATGAAGTAAAAAATAAGGAAGGTAACCGACCGATCGAAGAATAAAAATAAGGTAATAGTTATCTAAGTCCCAATCATACAAGAACAATAACATGTTTAAAGTTtactatataataaattattaaaattttttaaatttaattattgattataactttgaataaaaaaataataaataatagtttAGTCGAAGACAACAATCATTCACACCCAGTTACTGGCTTCACAAGAGTACATCATAAACCATCATTTTTAATGTATGCGTACCTTCAAATATACTTGTTTTATAGAATTTCACTTTAGGGTGGCTACTATTTCAATGGTAGAATTTTGAGATAACTTAATTTGTAATTATCCTACATTAACACAATTCTTTGACTAtgaaaagttatatataatcatcattttttttatccataacAATTAACTTATGTGTATATTGTGGAATTAAGGATATGcttttatgtgaaaaatcaatatttaaatttgttaatatataaagtaaaataCTAACGTTGATTAACGTTATTtcaaattaatgaaattaaatttatttttagtaacTAATTGGACATACTTCTCAATGTTCAAAAGATGTAATAAAAAAACACCttcaaaagttatattaatgATTTTGTTATTCACAAAGAGACTTGTCCCCACTCTCATTCTgctcataatttttatttttagtttttttttgtgaGTGGCACTCAAACGCTCATGAAGTTTCTTTGGTTTTAAGGTGCTAtcattcatatttaaattatcacAGTTAAAGGTAAAGTTTGCTTTCACGAATCTCAAGTTACATCTAGTGATTATTCAAAagttataacatttttttgtaGAATATGAAATTAagtaaaaattgaattaattttttttataagtaattatGTAGTGTAGAATTTTGATCTCTAGTTTATTTTCCTTGTTTTGCATTCATCCTAATTCTTGAACTATATGTTATATTATGGAGACATAATGAAAATTTACGCAAAGTTTTAATTTGATTGGTAGGGGTTGTTGGGTTGTATGTTAGATTATATAAGGAGTTATCTAGGTAGGTAATTTACAACAACCTAGCTAGCTAGGTTTGTTAATGGTTTTACATTTTATGAATGCACAATACGTtgtctttaatattttttttaatgtatttcaaattattttttaaaaataatagtaaatttgtaaacttatattttatatttttaataaaaattaaaaaattcatcaCATTACTTTCGaacttcaataaattttttccaCAAATTCATTCTACATACTTTAATCCAAATAATCTCATATTTCTCACAATTTCATATCAAAACACTCGAAATTATTGTCTCAAATCATTACCTAATTCAAATAAACCATAATGAAAAATTATGctaaaattttattctttattttagttattgattaaaaatatatttatcctTTTGTATTTATTGAAACTGTCAATAAAGTGATATATTTCACGAGTTGGATACTTCTTCTACTACAAGTGTTttctatttcttaaaaaaaatattcttcaaTAAATTTGTAGAATTTgctttaagttttaaaaatgtttttttttcatttttgattttttacaaaaagttttatttctattttggtcattatcatttatattatatgtTAAATGAGTATGTCATCGATTTATACGAACGACacgttttttcttttaattttggtttctctagaggaaaaaaaataatcaaaacgTTGTAAACAatactgtttttcttttattatattttacatCCCTTATTTTTTGGATCTTTCTTATTTAATAGTAAAACTCAATTGATGAAAAAATATGCATAAAATCATATACCGATATTTATCCTTATTGAGTTTCACTATTCAATAAAGAAGACTACAAGAAATAAGGTCACAAAccttaattgaaagaaaaaaaaatattatttctactACTACATTGCTTATTTTtttgatttaaataaaataattttaaaaaatatatgttagtTCTATACTTAAAAGAATGCCAATGAATAATAGagattaaagtaaaaaaaaatacaaataactaaaataaaaaaaactacaaattcATTGGGAATAAAAgatgattttatatatatatatatatatatatatatattatttcatgaCTGAACTGTATAAGTAaacaaaagataataaaataaaaatattttttatcaaagaCTACAAACAGATTTTTATATTGAGATCATAAAtcaaattcataaatatatgTAGAAAAAACATTTAAgccttaattttaattaataactttaattttacaCAACTTTTTAGCAATTTTTTTGTACATTTGAACATTTAATATGACTTTCAATTGAAGCTCATACATGAAAGATAAATAAGTGTTTATGTGATGACCCAATATAAATAAGATTTTTGACTATTAcaaattaattgaaattgaaatataACAATGAGTTATTAGGAGAAAGTCTAATGCATCTTATATCTTGTTATCATTAAAGGTTATCTTCTTAACTtatgttctgttttttttataggacatactttattatttaaaaatattttcaaatgttattattgtatataattttattattatatgtattttgTATTTGGTATTGTTAGTGATAAAGTGACATTACAAAGATAAAAGATGTGATCCAACCATCTTATTGTACTATAAATTATATGATGTTAGAAACTTGTCACAAACTCCTGAAAAAACTATAACTCAAGATGTTTTGAAGCACATAACTTACAACAACGATATTTTTATATGACAATATAAGAAAGCACATCCATGCATAAAGAATTTAGACTCTAGTATATAACAAATAATCTACACATAAATGTGAAAAATATAGAGGACCTTCAAGTATTATAATACCATTGCTTGTCTTTTGAACAATATGGAATATAAAGAGAGATTAATTGTAAACTATTTATAATTGTGAAGTAATATACTTTGAAAATAAGAAATgtgtatttttcatttttcgtATCCACTCGTGTAAGAACGAACATTAAGACtcactattttattattatataagcTTTTTGTACTTTGCATGAAAAAAGTTTATGTACTCATATTCCCACTCAAGGGGAAtttaaatgtataattttaaaaagttttggttggagatcccacattgaaTACTTAGAGATGAGAAAATTTGATAGtatatatataagtgagtgtatACCTCACCTTATGAATTGACTTTATCAGATTGAGTTAAACctaaaattcactttttaaaatgatattaaagTCACTTAGAGTTTATTCTAGTGAGAATTTATTGGGCTTACCAAACCATCCGCCATCGGActacccataaatatatagtctcacacacAAGTTGGTCGGTCTTGACGTATGGAGTGTTAAAGATTACACATTGACTAGagagataaaaacatttcatagtatataagagTGCAAATTTTGTCTTATGAGCTGATTTGgtaaggttgagttaaactaaaaagtttatttcttaattttttttgtatttagcCTGCACAAATGTTATATAATTGGATAGTAAATGTTATATAATGGGATATTTGAGATgactttatatatttattataaattagaaATGACAATTATAATACTTAACTTATGATGAGGAGCTTATTTTATaagagttagacttaaagtttcTTTCTTACAACTTTATTTAGCTTGAAAAAGTATGTTATGTACTTAGATAATTATATTGTAAATTAGAAATTAGTTATGATatatagtgatttttttttccaatttgcATTGAATAACTGTAAGTGAGATTAAGATTCCTAGTGTAAAGTTGTGTTATTACTTATTTTTGTGGTTGATACATAATATTTCTTAGTATTTATCCTTTTAAAAAGACTTCCAAACaattattcaaataattttttaaaaagtaatggGTATATGTTAACTTTTCTAAAACATCTGCATGCAATAATGTATTTATATGTACTATTTAATAtgtgtataaaataataaatataggtTAATAACATCTACATGCAATAATCTATTTGCACTAACATatgcatttttttaatctttgggTAGAGTAAATATTATTAGATAACATAATCATGGACAAAACTTTATATTGTAATTTGgatagtatttaatttatattttttacattccCGCATCAATTTCAAATACTTATTCATGTATGATTAATATTTATCTATATTTGAttagatgttttcatttgtatattattttaatgtaagCATTAAAtggtttcttaaaaaaattaaaatttcacttTTAGAGTCTTTGAAATTAATATCAAGATTGTGCTCAGATATAattcttttacttttaaaaaataaaaatatttctataaaagaaaagaatataaagGAAAGAAACAGATTAGAAAGtcacagagaaaaaaaaaagaagaaaaaaagacaaGAGAAAtcgaaaaaataaaaagaacatgaaaatttaactttcttaatttttgtaaaatttaaaatttaacaattttaaacCATCAAACTAATTTTATGCATTTATATATTTCAACTTCTCTCTAATTTTCTcaccaaaataatatattttacaacCATCTATTTTAAACTTGGTTAAAGTTATTactctcatatttttttttattcaaacacaatatgaaaatattcaaatatatataattacaaatacattattatttttttacagaaTATTCATATGTAATACTATTGAAATGATGGAAGGAGAAGTTTGGACAAACAAAAAAGTTTGAAAGTTTCTTATTTTAGAGGAGAAAGTGAAGATGGTAGAATAAGCTTCAGGAAGAA
Proteins encoded in this region:
- the LOC137831824 gene encoding uncharacterized protein — encoded protein: MEGNGIIHDSSLGAGRRDKREVGEKLMEDLSRYAQSPAHLAVARRDHAALRRIVASLPRLAKAGEVITEAESLAAELHSDEVSAVIDRRDVPGRETPLHLAVRLRDPVSAEILMAAGADWSLQNEHGWSALQEAVCTREEAIAMIIARHYQPLAWAKWCRRLPRIVASASRIRDFYMEISFHFESSVIPFIGRIAPSDTYRIWKRGSNLRADMTLAGFDGLRIQRSDQTFLFLGEGYVAEEGNLTLPPGSLIALSHKEKEITNALEGAGTQPTESEVAHEVSLMSQTNMYRPGIDVTQAELVPHLNWRRQEKTEMVGSWKAKVYDMLHVMVSVKSRRVPGAMTDEELFAVEDGESMINGENNDEYDDVLTAEERMQLDSALHMGNSDGAYEDEENGAFDGQENGSAASCENSEANGMVKEKKSWFGWNKKSLKSSSDDPEDSKSVKKNSKFGSEGSNQRSVDQQKLASESLKEDSGDIKKGKDKINKKKKKKGTNTESKNESEYKKGLRPVLWLTPDFPLKTDELLPLLDILANKVKAIRRLRELLTTKLPHGTFPVKVAIPIVPTIRVLVTFTKFEELQPVEEFSTPLSSPAHFHDAKSKESDGSSSWISWMKGSRGGQSSDSDSHRYKDEVDPFNIPADYKWVDANEKKRRMKAKKAKSKKHKKQQTAAKGGDGVHQRTEDVEEE